The Deinococcus koreensis genome window below encodes:
- a CDS encoding FAD-dependent oxidoreductase, whose product MFGPTTPRSRPQPGHLYDVAVVGAGLAGSELAWRLARAGQDVLLVSQALDHLGNLYQPTTQGAGFPAGSVFARVQEALAPDTDGWTFHRHLKAEIESTAGIHLLQSTVTALDETDTEVVLSTWEGPTLQARVCVLAVGAFLKGRLLIGDTLEEAGRLSEVAYDFLADDLARSGVWLIGAEQTAGAAEGAPAYDVRFLTPAPGELSGFQVARLERVYMLGRCTPGEHTYASVLQDAARLAGELLEPGP is encoded by the coding sequence ATGTTTGGCCCGACCACCCCCCGCAGTCGCCCCCAGCCCGGCCACCTCTACGACGTGGCAGTCGTAGGCGCCGGCCTGGCCGGCAGCGAACTCGCCTGGCGGCTGGCCCGCGCCGGACAGGACGTGCTGCTCGTGTCGCAGGCGCTCGACCACCTGGGCAACCTGTACCAGCCCACCACCCAGGGCGCCGGCTTCCCGGCGGGCAGCGTGTTCGCGCGCGTGCAGGAGGCCCTGGCTCCCGACACCGACGGCTGGACCTTCCACCGCCACCTGAAGGCCGAGATCGAGTCCACCGCCGGCATCCACCTGCTGCAGAGCACGGTCACGGCGCTGGACGAGACCGACACGGAGGTCGTGCTCTCCACCTGGGAGGGCCCCACACTGCAGGCCCGCGTGTGCGTGCTGGCGGTGGGCGCCTTCCTGAAGGGCCGGCTGCTGATCGGCGACACCCTGGAGGAGGCCGGTCGGCTTTCCGAGGTCGCCTACGACTTCCTGGCCGACGATCTGGCCCGTAGCGGCGTGTGGCTGATCGGCGCCGAGCAGACGGCCGGCGCCGCAGAGGGCGCCCCCGCCTACGACGTGCGCTTCCTGACCCCCGCGCCCGGCGAGCTGAGCGGCTTTCAGGTGGCCCGCCTGGAGCGTGTGTATATGCTGGGCCGCTGCACGCCCGGAGAGCACACCTACGCCAGCGTGCTGCAGGACGCGGCCCGGCTGGCGGGGGAGCTGCTGGAGCCCGGCCCGTGA
- the trmB gene encoding tRNA (guanine(46)-N(7))-methyltransferase TrmB — protein MIFRLADFRFPDDPQRLYPQTPQRPWVLEIGFGDGRFWPQYARTFGQAPNYLGVELSGVSLLKANRRLQAAGLDNAVLTRLPADVLVREVIPHGALDLIVVNFPDPWPKAGHTEHRLLRAPFFQLAASRLKPGAGLLLTTDHDEYFEFACAEAAASGVMAVETGEPPPAALETKYALKWRDLGLGVNHARFTPTAHAFVPHGSTSPYPDAVPEQESLPLETTVPHAVLTLPTDFSPHDFQKRTERSPEGRGPDWTVILLDLYQSLRRDGWVALAHVVEGELTQEVLIGITGRADGSHLVRLAKFGGPIITPGVKAAVGTVTAWLESEGAVVKHRGY, from the coding sequence GTGATCTTCCGCCTCGCCGACTTCCGGTTTCCCGACGACCCCCAGCGCCTCTACCCGCAGACCCCGCAGCGCCCCTGGGTGCTGGAGATCGGCTTCGGCGACGGCCGCTTCTGGCCGCAGTACGCCCGCACCTTCGGGCAGGCGCCGAATTACCTGGGCGTGGAACTCTCGGGCGTGTCGCTGCTCAAGGCCAATCGCCGCCTTCAGGCGGCCGGGCTGGATAACGCCGTCCTGACCCGTCTGCCCGCCGACGTGCTGGTGCGGGAGGTCATTCCGCACGGCGCCCTCGACCTGATCGTGGTGAACTTTCCCGATCCCTGGCCCAAGGCCGGGCACACCGAGCACCGCCTGCTGCGCGCGCCCTTCTTCCAGCTCGCCGCCAGCCGCCTGAAGCCGGGCGCAGGGCTGCTGCTCACCACGGATCACGACGAGTATTTCGAGTTCGCCTGTGCCGAGGCGGCCGCGAGCGGGGTCATGGCCGTGGAGACCGGCGAGCCGCCCCCCGCCGCGCTAGAGACGAAATACGCGCTGAAGTGGCGTGACCTGGGCCTGGGGGTCAACCACGCGCGCTTCACGCCCACGGCCCATGCGTTCGTGCCCCACGGCAGCACGAGTCCCTATCCCGACGCCGTTCCCGAACAGGAATCCCTCCCCCTGGAGACCACCGTGCCCCACGCTGTCCTGACCCTGCCCACCGATTTCTCGCCCCACGATTTCCAGAAACGCACCGAGCGCAGCCCCGAGGGACGCGGCCCGGACTGGACGGTCATCCTGCTCGACCTGTACCAGAGCCTGCGGCGCGATGGCTGGGTGGCGCTGGCCCACGTGGTCGAGGGCGAACTGACCCAGGAAGTCCTGATCGGGATCACCGGGCGGGCCGACGGCAGCCATCTGGTGCGACTGGCGAAGTTCGGCGGGCCGATCATCACGCCCGGCGTGAAGGCGGCGGTGGGTACCGTGACCGCCTGGCTGGAATCCGAGGGCGCCGTGGTGAAGCACAGGGGGTACTGA
- a CDS encoding manganese catalase family protein, which translates to MFLRIDKLQFDLPLPKEKNPNGAATVQELMGGRFGEMSTMMNYMTQSFNFRGKTTLRPYYELIANIAAEELGHIELVSATINALLAGPDTKDQEEPVDPATHPFSFAQDVRNTKHFIAAGPGTLIADSHGKAWSGDYVYSSGNLMLDLTHNFFLEGAARHNKLRVYEMVDDPTAKALVGYLLVRGGVHQIAYAKALESLTGVNMEKMLPMPNIPTAKIPEAKTVMDRGLHQILYRFSDTDYGQLGQIWNGTHPEDGSEVRVGEYTEIEGGKLMDGGHDSAAFSPDWDMGEIMEIAKKLHDKARLR; encoded by the coding sequence ATGTTCCTACGCATCGATAAACTGCAGTTCGACCTTCCCCTGCCCAAAGAGAAGAATCCCAACGGCGCCGCCACCGTGCAGGAACTCATGGGGGGCCGCTTCGGCGAGATGTCGACCATGATGAATTACATGACCCAGTCGTTCAACTTCCGGGGCAAGACCACTCTGCGGCCCTATTACGAGCTGATCGCCAACATCGCCGCCGAGGAACTGGGCCACATCGAACTGGTCTCGGCAACCATCAATGCGCTGCTGGCAGGGCCGGACACCAAGGATCAGGAAGAGCCCGTCGATCCGGCCACCCACCCCTTTTCCTTCGCCCAGGACGTCCGCAACACCAAGCACTTCATCGCGGCCGGGCCCGGCACCCTGATCGCCGATTCGCACGGCAAGGCGTGGAGCGGCGATTACGTGTACTCCAGCGGCAACCTGATGCTCGACCTGACGCACAACTTCTTCCTGGAAGGCGCCGCCCGCCACAACAAACTGCGCGTCTACGAGATGGTGGACGACCCCACCGCCAAGGCCCTGGTCGGCTACCTGCTCGTGCGCGGCGGCGTCCACCAGATCGCCTACGCCAAGGCCCTGGAATCGCTGACCGGCGTGAACATGGAGAAGATGTTGCCCATGCCCAACATCCCCACCGCCAAGATCCCCGAGGCGAAGACGGTGATGGATCGTGGCCTGCACCAGATCCTCTACCGCTTCAGCGACACCGATTACGGCCAGCTGGGCCAGATCTGGAACGGCACCCACCCGGAGGACGGCTCCGAGGTGCGGGTGGGCGAGTACACCGAGATCGAGGGCGGCAAGCTGATGGACGGCGGGCACGACTCGGCCGCCTTCTCGCCCGACTGGGACATGGGCGAGATCATGGAGATCGCCAAGAAGCTGCACGACAAGGCCCGGCTGCGCTGA